TATATCAAAGGTTAGGGAATTTGGTATTTTACCTGAAAATATGTTTGAGTTTTGGGATTGGGTGGGTGGACGCTATTCACTATGTTCGGCGATTGGCCTTTCAACCATGATTGCTATTGGTACGGATAATTTTTATTCTATGCTTGACGGGTTCTATCAAATGGATGAACATTTTAGAAAAGCACCTTTCAGTAAAAATATGCCGGTTATAATGGGGTTACTGGGAATATGGTATAATAACTTTTTTAATGTTCAGAATATAGCTGTACTGCCCTATAGCCAGTATTTAAAAAAATTTCCTGCTTATTTACAACAGCTTACAATGGAAAGTAATGGTAAAAGTGTTGATATTGAAGGGGATGACATTTCATATCAAACCGGACCAGTGTATTGGGGAGAGCCTGGCACTAATGGGCAGCATTCTTTTTATCAATTGCTTCACCAGGGCACTAAACTTATACCATGTGACTTCATTGCATTTAAAAAATCTCTTAATTCAATAGGAAATCACCATGACTTGCTTATTGCCAATGTTTTCGCTCAGGCTGAAGCCCTTGCCTTTGGCAGGACACAGGAAGAGGTTAGCAAGGATGGTGTTCCTGAAAAAACTATTCCATATAGAGTATTTAAGGGGAACAAACCTTCAAGTATGATATTAATAGACAAATTAACTCCTGCAGTATTGGGAAAGTTAGTAGCATTATATGAACATAGTGTATTTACGCAAGGAGTTATCTGGCGAATAAATTCTTTTGATCAGTGGGGAGTAGAATTAGGCAAGGTGCTTGCGGAAAGAATTTTAGTAGAAATAGAGAAAGAAAATCTTTCTGAGTTCAGACATGATGGTTCCACAAACAGCCTTATCCGGAGATATAGAGAGTTATAAGATTTTTCACAATAAAAAGTTATAAAAAAACTTGACAATTATGATTCAATTCCTATAATTATAGATAGGATAATAAATGCTAATAGCATAAAATGTTACTAACAAACAATGACAGGTATAATTATGAATGAAAATATTCTAAATATGATTGTTAAACTAAAATCAAATAAAGCATTGGATAAAAAGCATATGAGGATGTTTTGTAATCTTTCTATTGCTGAATATAAGGGTATTATGGCTCAGAAAACCGGAGAAGAAATGACATGCCAGGAGATGGCCAGGGTCATGGATTTATCCCCATCAAGAAGTAGCCGGGTAATTGATAATTTAGTTCAGAAGGGGTATTTCATTAGAAAGACTAGCAGTTATGATAGAAGAACAATAGCTATTACATTATCCAGTAAAGGTAAAAAAATAAAGGAAGAGATTAAAAAAAACCGACAGCAGATGGAACAGGAAATTGTGGAAAAGTTTTCTGATGATGAAGTAGAAATGATCAGAAATTCATTGCGGATGTTACTTAATTATTTTATGTAAAAAATATTAATAAAACAAAAAAGGAGGAGTTGTTATGGATTTAATTCGTTGGGAACCGAGAGAAAATTTAATGCGCAGTTTCTTTGATGACTTCTTTGATATTATGAATAGGCCAGGTGGTAATAAAAGAAGAAGGTGGGAAGAAGGTGGCATATGGTCACCCTCAACTGATTTAATTGATAAAAAGGATAAATTGATTGCAAGAATTGAATTACCTGGAGTAGAAAAAAAAGATGTTAAAATATCTTTAAGTGAGAACAATCTGACTATTCGAGGCGAAATAGAAAAAGACAAAGAAACAAAAAAAGAAGATTATTATTGTTGTGAAAGGGCATATGGGACATATTCCAGAACAATATCTCTACCTACTGAAGTTGACCAGGATAAAATTAAGGCAAGTTTTAAAAATGGTATATTAGAGATTACTATGCCCAAAAAACCGGAGAAAAAACCGAAAGAAATTAGCATCGAAACAGAATAATTCATTCTTAACTATTTTAACTAATAATAAAGCTATTGCATATATATGCAATAGCTTTATTATTTAAAATTTCTTTTCTATTTTTTAATATTTATTATGATATAGTATCAAAAAATATTTTTATTACCCTGGCTCCACCGACAAATGTTCCCAGTGAGCTTCCCAAATTAGCCAGAGCTACTATCAGTAATATCTTGGTAACCCTATTCCTGAAGAAATCACCAAAAGTAGTAATATCGCCTAATTTTTCAAAATCATCCACTTTTGGCTTCCTAACCATTGCCTCCACGATTCCTGCAAACCAGCCTGCGGCCAGTAATGGGTTTAAAGAGCTGATAGGGGCAACAAAAAAGGCTGTTAAAATTGAGAAAGGATGGCCGGCTGCAATTAATGTTCCCAATGCAGCCAGGGAACCATTCCAGATAAGCCATTGCAGGATCTGATTAAAACCACTTACTGTGGATATTCTAAAGGTTGAAATAATCATTACTATTATGGCAATAGGAATTGCCCATAGTAACCATTTTGTCCATTTTGCGCTTTTAGGAATATATGTTAACTTTTTCAGGTCATGGTCATTATATATTTCTTTTTTGATTCCGGGAACATGTCCTGCTCCAACTACAGCAATAATCTTACTGCCCGGAGAATTTTTTATCTTTTCTGCAAGATATTGGTCACGCTCATCGATTAAAGTATTTTTTAATCGGGGGAAGGATGTAGCCAAATCCTGCAGGGCAGCAGTGAGCATATCCTCAGATTTAAGTTTTTCGATTTCTTCTTCTGATATTTCTTCTTGATTGAAAATACTGAGCAAAAGCATAAAAAACAGGCGTAATTTACCAAAAAGACTTAACTTTTTCCATATCCGGGTAAAAGTTACCTGGATATCACGGTCAGCTAAAACTAAATTAATATTATTATCTTTGGCTGATTGTATTGCTTGTATCATTTCCTGTCCAGGCCTTATTCCCAGCTGCCGTGCTAATCTTTTCTGGAAAGCAGAAAGGATTAAATTTACCAGCAAAAGCAAAGCTTTTTTTTGTTTAATAATTGTAATAATATCCATCTCTTTCCACTTATCCGGGTTTGTGATTGATTGAAATCTGGATGGACATAATTCAACACAAACAGAATCTGGTTTCTCTTCTTCAATAAATTCTTTTACGGTATCTGCACTTGTTTTTGATACATGTGCAGTACCAATTAAATAAATATCTTTACCTTCTAATGAAATATGGTGAATATCTTTATTATTTTGCAACATCAAAACTCCTTAAAAAAGTATAACCTCAAACATTATAACATAACAGGGAAGATTGGTGTAGAATAAATATTCAGGTTTTGATAAAATAATAACAATAATAAAATAAGAGTAATGGAATAATCAGAAATGGATAGAAGAAAGAATCATAGCAAAAATCAGGTAAGGAGGAATACAAAGAAATGAAGAAATCAATTGGTCCAAAAACTCTTTTGGGAGCTGTTCCAGTATTGGTTGTTGGAAGTTATGACCAGGAAAACAAACCAAATTTGGCTACCGTTGCATGGGGAGGGATATGTAATTCAGAGCCCCCATGTGTCAATATTTCTCTGAGAAAAAACCGGTATTCTTATCGCAACATTATTTCTCGAAAGGTATTCACGGTTAATGTTTTATTCAATACCCAGGTCCGGGAGGCAGATTTTTATGGTATATCATCAGGAGCCAAGTATAATAAATTTGAAAAAACTCGTATTACCCCTGTAAAAAGCGAGATTGTAGATGCTCCCTATGGAGAAGAGTTTCCGATGGTTCTGGAATGTCGGGTTATAAATCAAATTGAAATAGGTTCCCATGTTATGTTTGTGGGTGAAATTTTGGATGTAAAAATTGAAAATAGTTTGCTGGACGAAGATGGTAAATTTAATAAAAATAAGATCAAACCAATTTTATACATTCCTACCCTGGGAGAATATTTTACTATGGGAGAGTACCTGGGAAAAGGGCATTCAATTGGAAGAAAATATATTTCTTCTTAAAATCTTATTAAATATCAAAGCGCAAGATTACTATAACTTAACATCTACAAAATAACACTTGCGCTTTGATTTGATTAGAGAAGCCACTTTATTGAAAAATATAATCCCTGAGAATTCTTCATTATGCCCAATTTAGAATCACTGTTACCTGATAGAAATAGATATGATAATGATGTAGAAACACGGTCACTGATTTGATAATCTACCCCGATAATATTGCCCATACTTATATCATAAAGGCTTAGAATTCCTATATAGAATGGTTCAAAATCAAAAGAATTCAATGTTTTATTAGTGTTTAAGTAGATATACGGAGAACAGTCTCTTCCTCTTTCGAAAGGAAGTACGTAAATAAATCCACCATTAAGATACAGATTTGAATCAGTGGTATAATCAGCACTTATTATTCCCTGAAAATAAGGAGTATCTAATAGATTTTCTCCCTGGAACGACCAGTGTTCAGGTATTATATATGCAAGATCTCCCCTTAATATGGCTCCTTCAATACCTGGAAATTTACCCTGGAATTCCAGGCCGAACACCTGTTTTGATGGATATCCTAAAGTTAGGTCCAAGTATTGTCCGTTGGATGTTGGGTTGACTTGCAAATCAACCGGAAAAGGATTCATATAGCTGCCTCTATAATAACTAATTCCAGCATCAAAAGAAGGAAAACTATGGCTCAATCGTAATCCCCATACTACATTGGAAGAATAATAGAATAGATTAATATTTTCGATAGGAGAACCCGGTGCAGGATTGAAGGAACTGTATTCAGCCAGATAGCTGTCTTTTAAGTAGGCATCGGGATAAGGAGTAACAGCACCCTTAGGAATTAAAACAGCCTGCAGGTAGGTTAGTGAATTTATATGATAGGATGCATTGAAACCTAACACTCCTAATTTTTCCTGATTTTGTGTAAAAGAAATACCTGTATGATAATGAGTATATAGTTTTTAGTAGTTTCTTCTAAGGGCTCTTTTCTGTATTTTTTATTTTAAATTTAATATAATGCAATAAAAGTGGCAAAAGTAATAATGTATAAACCACACTAATCAGCATTACACTTCCAATTAATATAGAAAATTCTGAAATCATTTTAATTTCTGAAAATGCTAAAACAAAACAACCTGCAGCAACAGATATAGAGTTAAAAAATATAGCACGCCCGGATCCTGTTAAGGTGACAGTTATTGCTTTTACCGAATCTGCTTTTTTGATAATTTCCTGATTATAGCGAGTAACGAAATGTATAGTATAATCAATTCCAGCCCCAATGGCGATACTTGCTACCATCATAGTACCGATATTGAGGGATATCTTCAATAATCCCATTATACCAAAAGCTGTTATAATGGTTAAAATAATTGGAATGATGGAAATAATGCCAGTTAATAATGAACGGAATTGTATAAACAGTAATAAAAAAACTATAAAAAATGCTATAAGCATACTTTTAACCTGTCCATCATAAATACCTTTATTAACCTCATTGGTAACAACCGGAATGCCGGTAAGCCTGTATGTAAAACTTATATTACCGCTTTCATCAGGCAAATAAACATAATCATCAAGCAGATACCAGAGATAATTTGCATCACGACTGCTGAGCTGTAAATTGAATAAATCGGCTATCTGTGTTTGGGCATATTTGATTTTTTCCCTCTCAGTTAAAATAGCGATAGAGCTGTCAATAATTTCTTTCAAATACTCAGCATCAAATGCTGAAACATCCAATTGTTTGACCAAATCTTCCATAAAGAGTAAATCATCTAAACCGGTTTTTAGATAACTAAAAAGAATAGGTCTAATCTCGACCGGTTCAATGCCAAAATCTCCCAGCTCTAAAGATGACAGGCTAATTATTTCTTCAACAAATATTTCACTTAACTCAATAAAACTGTTATCAGTTAGTACGGCAATACGTATAAGCTCTTTGTGTAATTCCTCTATTTGTGTCTCGTTAAATACTGCTCCATTTGATTCCCATGAACTGGTAATTTCTTTTGCGATATATGGGTAATATTGCTCTTTTTCAGCAGAGGTTAATTGATTCATGTCTATTCCTTTCACTTTTCCGGGAATTTGCTGGATGAACTCTTCGACTTTTTGAATTGATTGTTCAATATCATCTGAAACCATTTCTTTTGAGCGAACCTGTAAAATAGTATTTTTACCATCATTGGCAATCATTGAATTGACAAATTCATTATCTCCGGCGAAGAACCATAAATTATCTATTTTATTAGGATTAGCTGGAATAATATTCTTATTTTCCATTGCATTATTAAGTTGAGCGAGGAAAATACTAATCGAAGTTGGTTGAGAAAGAGAGGGCAAACTCTTTGCATAATTTTGAATCTTTTCAATATTTCTTAGTATATACGGATGCTTAACACTTTCTGCTTCCAGATAGACATAAAGAAAATCAACTCCACCAAATTTCTCTTTAAAATATTCCATAGTTTTGGTAATAGGATTATTTATTCCTAATCTGCCTTCAATACTGGAATCGGTTTGCACTTTAGTGGAAAAAATAACTGATATAAAAATAATTATCAGGATTAATGCAATTACAATAGTTTTTTTAGTTGTTACAATCTTAGCAACTGCCTTTAATAATTTACTCACGAAATCGTCGGTATGAAAGGAAAAATTTTTAGGTACCTGTCTGGGTGCAAATCTGCTGAGAATTGCTCCCAACAAAAAAATAGTAAGAATAAAAGCAAGAAAGATACCGATTGTGGCAAATATGCCAAATTCTGTCATTGGTCTTACCACTGCGGTAGTCAATGATGCAAAGCCCGCCATAGTAGTTAATGCGCTCATTAGAATTGGAACAGAAATAAATTCAATAGTGTGTTCAATTGCTTCCCCTGGAGGAAGATTATTTCTTTCTTCATAATAGCGATTGATAAAATGAATCGCATAAGCGGTTACCAGTGCCAGCATTAAAACTGGAATTACAGATATAACAATGGTGACTGTTCCCCCTGATGATGCTACCAGGCTTAAAACCCAGAAAGAGGTGAGAAGGGCGATTAAAATAGGCAATAAAGTTCCCTGTATACTTCTGAAACAGTAATAAAGTATTGCAATGATTACGAGAGCGGCAATAATTGCAAATGACATGTTATCCAAAGCCATTTCTGTAATTTGTACTTCCATAATCGGAAGTCCGAAATACTCAATGCGCTCCAGGTTTTTATTATATTGATTGATTATATTTTCTAAATCACTACATAGATGGGAACCATTAACATTGTCCGGGGATTCTAACATCAAAAGAACAACCTGGCCATCGGATGAAAGGTAATTCTCTTTTATCAATTCATCCTGTAAAACTTCTTCTTTAAGCTGTAAAACATCTTCTTCAGTTGTAGGAAAATCTTCAACAAAATTACTTACTTCAATGCCAAAATCAGTGCCAATAATTTTAGGCATATTCAAAAAAGAATTTACAGAAACAACATATTCGGATTTTTCCAGATTTTCAATGATGGTTTTTAAATTTTGTAAATTTTCCAGGGTGAATAAAGTATTGTCATACTCGAGAGAAATAAGAGTAAGGTTTTCATCATATTGCTCAAATTTTTCTGATATTTCCTGATAAAACTTAATCTCTTCATCATTTTCAGATAGATATTTTGTTATATCATCCTCTATTCTTAAATTGCTAATCTGGGTAAGACCCAGGATGGTTACAAATATTACTACTACTATTAGTATTTTTGAATGAGTAGTAATAAATTTAGCTATTTTTTTCATATAATTTGTGATACTCCTGATTATAGTTTAATCAAATCAAATAACTGTTATGGTTTTATCATATTTTCT
The window above is part of the Atribacterota bacterium genome. Proteins encoded here:
- the pgi gene encoding glucose-6-phosphate isomerase, with amino-acid sequence MKDDNGKLFNTYSVWKLLRENYEKTKELHLRKMFAEDPARVENMIVEDMGIYYDYSKQRITGRTIKLLLKLADESGLSEQIEKMFQGEKINTTENRAALHIALRAPKGRRIMVDGENVVPKVHRVLERMSAFAESVQSGLWKGYSGKPIRNIINVGIGGSDLGPAMAYDALRYYSYRHLNFRFISNIDGTDFVEKTNDLDPEETIFIISSKSFTTQETMTNAKTARDWILGKLKNEEAIPKHFVAVSTNISKVREFGILPENMFEFWDWVGGRYSLCSAIGLSTMIAIGTDNFYSMLDGFYQMDEHFRKAPFSKNMPVIMGLLGIWYNNFFNVQNIAVLPYSQYLKKFPAYLQQLTMESNGKSVDIEGDDISYQTGPVYWGEPGTNGQHSFYQLLHQGTKLIPCDFIAFKKSLNSIGNHHDLLIANVFAQAEALAFGRTQEEVSKDGVPEKTIPYRVFKGNKPSSMILIDKLTPAVLGKLVALYEHSVFTQGVIWRINSFDQWGVELGKVLAERILVEIEKENLSEFRHDGSTNSLIRRYREL
- a CDS encoding MarR family transcriptional regulator, whose protein sequence is MNENILNMIVKLKSNKALDKKHMRMFCNLSIAEYKGIMAQKTGEEMTCQEMARVMDLSPSRSSRVIDNLVQKGYFIRKTSSYDRRTIAITLSSKGKKIKEEIKKNRQQMEQEIVEKFSDDEVEMIRNSLRMLLNYFM
- a CDS encoding Hsp20/alpha crystallin family protein; the encoded protein is MDLIRWEPRENLMRSFFDDFFDIMNRPGGNKRRRWEEGGIWSPSTDLIDKKDKLIARIELPGVEKKDVKISLSENNLTIRGEIEKDKETKKEDYYCCERAYGTYSRTISLPTEVDQDKIKASFKNGILEITMPKKPEKKPKEISIETE
- a CDS encoding TraB/GumN family protein, giving the protein MLQNNKDIHHISLEGKDIYLIGTAHVSKTSADTVKEFIEEEKPDSVCVELCPSRFQSITNPDKWKEMDIITIIKQKKALLLLVNLILSAFQKRLARQLGIRPGQEMIQAIQSAKDNNINLVLADRDIQVTFTRIWKKLSLFGKLRLFFMLLLSIFNQEEISEEEIEKLKSEDMLTAALQDLATSFPRLKNTLIDERDQYLAEKIKNSPGSKIIAVVGAGHVPGIKKEIYNDHDLKKLTYIPKSAKWTKWLLWAIPIAIIVMIISTFRISTVSGFNQILQWLIWNGSLAALGTLIAAGHPFSILTAFFVAPISSLNPLLAAGWFAGIVEAMVRKPKVDDFEKLGDITTFGDFFRNRVTKILLIVALANLGSSLGTFVGGARVIKIFFDTIS
- a CDS encoding flavin reductase family protein — translated: MKKSIGPKTLLGAVPVLVVGSYDQENKPNLATVAWGGICNSEPPCVNISLRKNRYSYRNIISRKVFTVNVLFNTQVREADFYGISSGAKYNKFEKTRITPVKSEIVDAPYGEEFPMVLECRVINQIEIGSHVMFVGEILDVKIENSLLDEDGKFNKNKIKPILYIPTLGEYFTMGEYLGKGHSIGRKYISS
- a CDS encoding MMPL family transporter; this translates as MKKIAKFITTHSKILIVVVIFVTILGLTQISNLRIEDDITKYLSENDEEIKFYQEISEKFEQYDENLTLISLEYDNTLFTLENLQNLKTIIENLEKSEYVVSVNSFLNMPKIIGTDFGIEVSNFVEDFPTTEEDVLQLKEEVLQDELIKENYLSSDGQVVLLMLESPDNVNGSHLCSDLENIINQYNKNLERIEYFGLPIMEVQITEMALDNMSFAIIAALVIIAILYYCFRSIQGTLLPILIALLTSFWVLSLVASSGGTVTIVISVIPVLMLALVTAYAIHFINRYYEERNNLPPGEAIEHTIEFISVPILMSALTTMAGFASLTTAVVRPMTEFGIFATIGIFLAFILTIFLLGAILSRFAPRQVPKNFSFHTDDFVSKLLKAVAKIVTTKKTIVIALILIIIFISVIFSTKVQTDSSIEGRLGINNPITKTMEYFKEKFGGVDFLYVYLEAESVKHPYILRNIEKIQNYAKSLPSLSQPTSISIFLAQLNNAMENKNIIPANPNKIDNLWFFAGDNEFVNSMIANDGKNTILQVRSKEMVSDDIEQSIQKVEEFIQQIPGKVKGIDMNQLTSAEKEQYYPYIAKEITSSWESNGAVFNETQIEELHKELIRIAVLTDNSFIELSEIFVEEIISLSSLELGDFGIEPVEIRPILFSYLKTGLDDLLFMEDLVKQLDVSAFDAEYLKEIIDSSIAILTEREKIKYAQTQIADLFNLQLSSRDANYLWYLLDDYVYLPDESGNISFTYRLTGIPVVTNEVNKGIYDGQVKSMLIAFFIVFLLLFIQFRSLLTGIISIIPIILTIITAFGIMGLLKISLNIGTMMVASIAIGAGIDYTIHFVTRYNQEIIKKADSVKAITVTLTGSGRAIFFNSISVAAGCFVLAFSEIKMISEFSILIGSVMLISVVYTLLLLPLLLHYIKFKIKNTEKSP